The following are encoded together in the Parabacteroides chongii genome:
- a CDS encoding GatB/YqeY domain-containing protein, protein MDLFERVSEDIKNAMKAKDKVALETLRNVKKVFLEAKTAPGANDTLTDADATKMIQKLVKQGKDSAEIYTQQNRADLAEAELAQVKVLEAYLPKQMTAEELETEIKAIIAQVGAAGPKDMGKVMGVASKALAGKAEGRAISETVKRLLNS, encoded by the coding sequence ATGGATTTGTTTGAAAGAGTCAGCGAAGACATTAAAAACGCAATGAAGGCAAAAGATAAGGTTGCCCTCGAAACATTGAGAAATGTAAAGAAAGTCTTTCTGGAAGCTAAGACAGCTCCGGGAGCCAACGATACCCTGACAGATGCCGATGCTACGAAGATGATCCAGAAGCTGGTAAAACAGGGCAAGGATTCAGCTGAAATCTACACCCAGCAAAACCGTGCAGACCTGGCGGAAGCTGAACTGGCGCAGGTAAAGGTGCTTGAAGCTTATCTTCCGAAACAGATGACTGCCGAAGAACTGGAAACAGAAATAAAAGCGATCATCGCCCAGGTAGGTGCCGCTGGCCCGAAAGACATGGGTAAAGTAATGGGCGTTGCTTCCAAAGCTCTTGCCGGTAAGGCGGAAGGACGTGCTATTTCAGAAACGGTAAAACGTTTACTGAATAGCTAA
- the ftsZ gene encoding cell division protein FtsZ, giving the protein MDDTILSFNYPTDTPKIIKVIGVGGGGGNAVTHMYKEGIHDVTFVLCNTDNQALNRSDVPVKVPLGRNITQGLGAGNKPERAMMAAEESMEDIRKMLSDGTKMVFITAGMGGGTGTGAAPVIARIAKDMGILTVGIVTIPFVFEGERKIIQALNGVEEISKNVDALLVINNERLRAIYSDLTMTNAFGKADDTLTIAAKSIAEIITLPGIINLDFADVNTTMKDGGVALMSNGFGEGEGRVRQAIEDALNSPLLNNNDVFNAKKILFNVSFGEEAELRMEEMNDVHDFMSRFGRDIEVIWGTAVDTTLGSKVKMTILATGFGMEDIPQIAEKRQIEQGRMTEEELRLEEERLNKERAEKDLIDKYYGASGQRMRRVAARAKAVVLTQDELDDDALIALIEDNPTYNRDPKVIARARSKVQGSDIPVSSATATAPSASRPEGKKPDTGGKQVISFR; this is encoded by the coding sequence ATGGACGACACAATATTAAGTTTCAATTATCCGACAGATACTCCTAAGATCATCAAAGTAATTGGTGTAGGAGGCGGTGGTGGTAACGCGGTTACCCACATGTACAAAGAAGGTATACATGATGTTACATTCGTTCTGTGTAACACAGACAACCAGGCGCTGAACCGTTCGGACGTGCCGGTCAAAGTGCCGCTGGGCCGTAATATCACCCAGGGACTGGGAGCCGGAAACAAGCCCGAGCGGGCCATGATGGCTGCCGAAGAAAGTATGGAAGATATCCGCAAGATGCTGAGCGACGGAACCAAGATGGTCTTTATCACTGCCGGAATGGGTGGCGGTACGGGAACGGGAGCTGCTCCGGTCATTGCCCGCATCGCCAAGGATATGGGAATTCTGACCGTCGGTATCGTCACCATACCTTTCGTCTTTGAAGGCGAACGCAAGATCATTCAGGCCCTGAACGGGGTGGAAGAGATCAGCAAGAATGTGGATGCCCTGCTGGTGATCAACAACGAACGCCTGCGTGCCATCTATTCCGACTTGACCATGACGAATGCCTTCGGGAAAGCGGATGATACGCTGACGATTGCCGCCAAGAGTATTGCCGAGATCATCACCCTTCCGGGTATTATCAACCTCGACTTTGCCGATGTCAATACCACTATGAAAGACGGTGGCGTTGCCTTGATGAGTAACGGTTTCGGTGAAGGTGAAGGCCGTGTGCGCCAGGCGATCGAAGATGCGTTGAACTCTCCGTTGCTGAACAATAATGACGTTTTCAACGCTAAGAAGATATTGTTCAACGTTTCGTTCGGCGAAGAAGCGGAACTGCGTATGGAAGAAATGAACGATGTGCACGATTTCATGTCGCGCTTCGGACGCGATATCGAAGTGATTTGGGGTACGGCTGTCGATACGACATTGGGATCGAAAGTGAAGATGACGATCCTGGCTACCGGTTTCGGAATGGAAGACATTCCGCAGATCGCCGAAAAACGTCAGATCGAACAGGGCCGCATGACCGAGGAAGAGCTTCGCCTGGAAGAGGAACGCCTGAACAAGGAACGTGCCGAAAAAGACCTGATCGACAAATATTACGGTGCTTCCGGCCAGCGTATGCGTCGTGTGGCTGCCCGTGCCAAAGCGGTCGTACTGACGCAGGATGAACTGGACGACGATGCATTGATCGCCTTGATCGAAGATAATCCTACTTATAACCGTGACCCGAAAGTGATCGCCCGTGCCCGTTCGAAAGTACAGGGCAGTGATATTCCGGTATCATCGGCCACTGCAACGGCTCCGTCGGCTTCGCGTCCGGAAGGAAAGAAACCGGATACCGGAGGTAAGCAGGTGATAAGTTTTCGATAA
- the ftsA gene encoding cell division protein FtsA, which yields MAYTDFIAAIDLGSSHMVGMVGTKGPTGALSIIAYEVENSATCIRRGCVYNVEETANKIKRLILKLENKLNGAKVGKVYVGIGGQSLRSIDHTVPRILGTDGVVTEEIIKGLYEECCNYRPDMLDVLAAVSPTYVLDDKPEPNPVGIPCTRIEARYKLIVGRPSLKRYVVNSIADRAKIEIADIVVSPLALADVVLTDNEKDLGCALIGFGAGVTTLTVYKGGQLVNLSVIPFGGNLITRDITSLHLVEAEAERVKLTYGSALMEKDNDLSIQVSSADGMGLREVKLADLNNVIEARMKEILENVYARLEATGLMNSLGAGIIITGGGAALKNLPEVIRERLKMDVRYSAVRKGIVESGEMIANNPEYAVAVGLLARGTENCALYIPPKVEPIPEKKEEEPVMEEPKRVPEPPKKKPEKKKGPGLFGRLTKGIDTFGKSLFDDEDDIK from the coding sequence ATGGCATACACAGACTTTATAGCAGCCATCGACCTTGGCTCTTCTCACATGGTCGGTATGGTAGGAACGAAGGGCCCGACGGGGGCTCTCTCGATTATTGCCTACGAAGTTGAGAACTCCGCTACCTGTATACGAAGAGGATGTGTATATAATGTGGAAGAAACGGCGAATAAGATCAAACGGCTTATCCTGAAGCTCGAAAATAAACTGAACGGCGCGAAGGTCGGAAAAGTGTATGTCGGCATCGGGGGGCAGTCGCTGCGTTCTATCGACCATACGGTTCCACGTATTTTGGGGACCGACGGCGTAGTGACGGAAGAAATTATCAAAGGTCTGTATGAAGAATGCTGCAATTACCGTCCGGACATGCTGGATGTGCTGGCGGCAGTTTCTCCCACCTATGTTTTAGACGACAAACCTGAACCCAATCCGGTAGGTATTCCCTGTACCCGGATTGAGGCACGCTATAAGCTGATTGTCGGACGGCCTTCGTTGAAACGTTATGTGGTCAACAGTATTGCCGACCGTGCCAAAATAGAAATTGCCGATATCGTTGTCTCCCCGCTGGCTCTGGCCGATGTGGTGCTGACCGACAACGAGAAGGACCTGGGCTGTGCCCTGATCGGTTTCGGTGCCGGGGTGACTACACTGACGGTTTATAAAGGCGGACAGCTGGTCAACCTATCCGTCATTCCTTTCGGCGGTAACCTGATCACCCGCGATATCACCAGCCTCCATCTGGTGGAAGCTGAGGCTGAACGCGTGAAACTGACTTACGGCAGTGCCCTGATGGAGAAAGACAACGATCTGAGCATCCAGGTAAGTTCTGCCGACGGCATGGGATTGCGTGAGGTTAAACTGGCGGATCTCAATAATGTGATCGAAGCCCGTATGAAAGAAATCCTCGAAAACGTATATGCCCGTCTCGAAGCGACCGGCTTGATGAATTCGCTGGGTGCCGGTATCATTATCACTGGTGGCGGTGCTGCCTTGAAGAACCTGCCTGAAGTGATCCGTGAACGCCTGAAAATGGATGTTCGCTATTCTGCCGTACGCAAAGGCATCGTGGAAAGCGGTGAGATGATCGCCAACAATCCCGAATACGCCGTAGCTGTCGGTTTGCTGGCAAGAGGAACGGAAAACTGTGCTCTTTATATCCCGCCTAAAGTAGAACCGATACCGGAGAAGAAGGAAGAAGAGCCTGTCATGGAAGAACCTAAGAGAGTTCCCGAACCACCCAAGAAGAAACCGGAAAAGAAAAAAGGTCCCGGTCTGTTCGGACGGCTGACCAAGGGAATAGATACGTTTGGCAAGAGCCTGTTTGACGACGAAGACGATATAAAGTAA
- a CDS encoding cell division protein FtsQ/DivIB — protein sequence MIRIVSIVVATLLSCYIVFVAFFFQDMKQDKVCQDLQVVVKDSLDKHFVSESDLVSILKKADLNPIKKPMDAINTDKIETELKKNEMIARIEAYKTPSGIIKLEVEQKIPILRVISSRGNFYVDNLGTTMPVSFRYVADVPLVSGYVEKELAVTDLYKFALFLQENEFWNNQIEQIYVHPDNEVELIPRVGNHRIVLGSFADFEEKLDNLRLFYDKVIPKTGWEKYSIINLKYKDQIVCTKR from the coding sequence GTGATTCGTATAGTTTCCATAGTAGTAGCTACACTGTTGTCTTGTTACATCGTGTTTGTCGCCTTCTTCTTTCAGGATATGAAGCAGGACAAGGTATGCCAGGACCTCCAGGTCGTGGTAAAGGACAGTCTTGACAAGCATTTCGTGAGTGAGAGCGACCTGGTGTCGATTCTCAAAAAGGCGGATCTGAACCCGATCAAAAAGCCTATGGATGCGATCAACACCGATAAGATAGAAACGGAACTGAAAAAGAACGAAATGATCGCCCGTATCGAAGCCTATAAGACACCTTCGGGCATTATTAAGCTTGAAGTTGAGCAGAAAATTCCTATCTTGCGTGTGATTAGCTCCAGAGGGAACTTCTACGTGGATAACCTCGGCACCACGATGCCGGTCAGTTTCCGTTATGTTGCCGACGTTCCTTTAGTAAGCGGATATGTCGAAAAAGAGCTGGCGGTAACCGACTTATACAAATTTGCATTATTTTTGCAGGAGAATGAGTTCTGGAATAATCAGATCGAACAGATTTATGTTCATCCTGATAACGAAGTGGAACTGATTCCCCGGGTGGGAAACCACCGTATTGTACTGGGCTCTTTCGCCGATTTCGAAGAAAAGCTGGATAACCTCCGCCTCTTCTACGATAAGGTCATACCTAAAACCGGCTGGGAGAAATACAGTATAATTAATTTAAAATACAAAGATCAGATTGTTTGTACTAAAAGATAG
- the murC gene encoding UDP-N-acetylmuramate--L-alanine ligase: MNINTITAVYFVGAGGIGMSALIRYFLSRGKQVAGYDKTPSDLTAQLNREGAVIHYEDNTSLIPDAFKDPAQTLVVYTPAVPESHTELTYFRQNGFEVMKRARVLGEITNCSRGLCIAGTHGKTTTSSMLAHLLKQSHVDCNAFLGGILKNYGSNLMLSDKSDLTVIEADEFDRSFHWLTPYMAVITAADPDHLDIYGTAEAYRESFEHFTSLIRPDGCLVMKKGIDVAPRLKEGVKLYTYTGAEDLSTVNCQLSTDKPDFYAENVRIGNGEIWFDFVGPDIRIADIQLGVPVKVNIENGVAAIALAWMNGATPEEIKKGMASFGGPKRRFDFHLKKDNIVLIDDYAHHPAELAASIQSVKELYAGRKVTGIFQPHLYTRTRDFAPDFAASLSLLDELILLDIYPAREEPIPGVTSEIIFDAVTIPAKKLIRKSELLDLVEKEADTFEVVLMVGAGDIDRLIEPVKQILDKKL; encoded by the coding sequence ATGAATATAAATACGATAACGGCCGTTTACTTTGTCGGAGCCGGAGGAATCGGAATGAGTGCCCTGATCCGTTACTTTCTTTCCAGGGGAAAGCAGGTAGCCGGATATGATAAAACACCCTCCGACCTGACCGCCCAGCTGAACCGCGAAGGTGCCGTTATTCATTACGAAGATAACACCTCCCTGATACCGGATGCTTTCAAGGATCCGGCACAAACCTTGGTTGTCTATACGCCGGCGGTTCCCGAATCGCATACGGAACTGACCTATTTCCGTCAGAACGGTTTCGAGGTTATGAAGCGTGCCCGTGTATTAGGTGAAATAACCAACTGTTCGCGCGGGCTTTGTATTGCCGGGACACACGGAAAGACAACGACCTCTTCCATGCTTGCCCACCTGCTGAAACAATCGCATGTCGATTGCAATGCTTTCCTGGGGGGTATCCTGAAGAACTACGGCAGCAACCTGATGCTTTCCGATAAAAGCGACCTGACCGTTATCGAAGCTGACGAGTTCGACCGTTCTTTCCACTGGCTGACTCCCTATATGGCTGTGATCACTGCCGCCGATCCGGATCATTTGGATATTTATGGTACGGCAGAAGCCTACCGCGAAAGTTTCGAGCATTTCACATCACTGATCCGTCCCGATGGCTGCCTGGTCATGAAGAAAGGCATTGATGTGGCACCCCGCCTGAAAGAGGGCGTGAAGCTCTATACCTACACTGGAGCTGAAGATCTGTCAACTGTCAACTGTCAACTGTCAACTGACAAGCCCGACTTTTATGCTGAAAACGTCCGTATCGGCAACGGTGAGATCTGGTTCGATTTTGTAGGTCCTGATATCCGCATTGCCGATATCCAGTTGGGTGTTCCTGTGAAAGTAAACATAGAGAATGGTGTTGCCGCCATCGCTTTGGCATGGATGAACGGCGCAACGCCCGAAGAAATAAAGAAAGGTATGGCTTCTTTCGGAGGTCCGAAACGCCGTTTCGATTTCCACCTGAAGAAAGACAATATCGTCCTGATCGACGATTATGCCCACCATCCTGCCGAACTGGCAGCCAGCATTCAGTCCGTAAAGGAACTCTATGCCGGACGCAAAGTGACGGGAATCTTCCAGCCGCACCTATACACCCGCACACGCGACTTTGCGCCTGACTTTGCCGCCAGCCTGTCGCTGCTGGACGAACTGATCCTGCTGGATATTTATCCTGCGCGGGAAGAACCTATTCCGGGGGTTACTTCGGAAATCATATTCGATGCTGTCACTATTCCCGCCAAAAAGCTGATCCGCAAAAGCGAACTGCTCGATCTGGTGGAGAAAGAGGCGGATACGTTTGAAGTGGTATTGATGGTCGGTGCCGGTGATATCGACCGGTTGATCGAACCTGTAAAACAAATATTGGATAAGAAATTGTGA
- the murG gene encoding undecaprenyldiphospho-muramoylpentapeptide beta-N-acetylglucosaminyltransferase — protein sequence MKQYRIIISGGGTGGHIFPAISIANTIRKRFPDAEILFVGAEDRMEMEKVPAAGYQIVGLPVSGFDRAHLFNNIKVLNRLRKSLGLAKKTIREFRPDIAVGVGGYASGPTLWMAASQGIPTLIQEQNSYAGVTNKLLAKKASKICVAYDGMEKFFPADKIVVTGNPVRQDLEEALGKKEEALAFFGLSPEKKTILVVGGSLGARTINRSIQGDLDKLFGSDVQVIWQTGRYYYNEATKHLKAYRGMPIWCSDFITRMDYAYSAADLIISRAGASSISELCLLKKPVILVPSPNVAEDHQTKNALALVNKDAAIMVADKDAEQELVTKALEVVHDDERLAQMSRNIEKLAHHHSADQIVDEIMKIIK from the coding sequence ATGAAACAGTACCGTATAATAATAAGTGGCGGCGGAACCGGCGGGCATATCTTCCCGGCCATCTCCATCGCCAATACCATCAGGAAACGTTTTCCTGATGCGGAAATCTTATTTGTAGGTGCGGAAGACCGGATGGAAATGGAGAAGGTTCCGGCCGCCGGCTATCAGATAGTAGGCTTACCGGTGAGTGGTTTCGACCGTGCTCACCTGTTCAATAATATAAAGGTGCTTAACCGACTACGTAAAAGTCTCGGACTGGCGAAGAAGACGATCCGCGAGTTCCGTCCCGATATCGCAGTAGGCGTGGGAGGCTATGCCAGTGGTCCGACCCTGTGGATGGCTGCTTCGCAAGGTATCCCGACACTGATTCAGGAGCAGAACTCCTATGCCGGAGTGACCAATAAGTTACTCGCGAAGAAAGCATCGAAAATATGTGTCGCTTACGACGGAATGGAGAAGTTCTTCCCTGCAGACAAGATTGTGGTAACCGGAAACCCTGTCCGTCAGGATTTGGAGGAAGCCCTCGGTAAGAAAGAAGAAGCATTGGCTTTCTTCGGTCTGTCGCCTGAGAAGAAAACGATCCTGGTGGTAGGAGGCAGCCTGGGGGCACGAACGATCAACCGAAGTATTCAAGGTGACCTCGACAAGCTGTTCGGCTCTGATGTACAGGTGATCTGGCAGACTGGACGTTATTATTACAACGAAGCCACCAAGCATCTGAAAGCCTATCGCGGCATGCCGATCTGGTGTTCCGACTTTATCACCCGTATGGATTATGCCTATTCAGCAGCCGATCTGATCATATCCCGTGCCGGTGCAAGTTCGATCTCCGAACTCTGTCTGTTGAAGAAACCGGTCATCCTGGTCCCTTCCCCCAACGTGGCGGAAGATCATCAGACAAAAAATGCGCTCGCTTTGGTAAACAAAGACGCGGCGATCATGGTTGCAGATAAAGATGCGGAGCAGGAACTGGTCACGAAAGCGCTCGAAGTCGTTCATGACGACGAACGGCTGGCACAGATGAGTCGTAACATCGAAAAACTGGCACATCATCACAGTGCAGACCAAATTGTCGACGAAATAATGAAGATAATAAAATAA
- a CDS encoding FtsW/RodA/SpoVE family cell cycle protein encodes MDLASKLFKGDRVIWIIFMFLCLISVIEVFSATSTIAYKNANHWAPIVRHATFLLGGFVLVLLLHNVPCRFFPAFILLLPVSVLMLIVTPFVGINANDAHRWLEIFGIQFQPSEFAKLASIVFIAFLLSKRSKFTDDQIFKYILIGVGTTCVLILPENFSTAFMLFGVCFLMMFIGQLPLMKLGKLAGVLILALILFIVLLRFTPAGVTQYLPDRFATWQGRLERFFDGHESDTDENGVYKITDDNYQVSHAKIAIAHGGLFGQLPGHGQQRDFLPQAYSDFIYAIIIEELGVVGGVFVLMLYIMLLVRVGMIARKCDKAFPKYLVLGCGLLIVVQALANMAVAVNLIPVTGQPMPLVSRGGTSTVISCIYFGIILSVSRFGANMGNEEDELPEEETEGAGAAPAITEEEISNWVPDTLPETEEEVTETK; translated from the coding sequence ATGGATCTGGCAAGTAAATTATTTAAGGGCGACCGGGTGATATGGATCATCTTTATGTTCCTGTGCTTGATTTCGGTGATTGAGGTGTTCAGTGCTACGAGCACGATTGCCTATAAGAACGCGAATCATTGGGCACCGATCGTCCGGCATGCCACTTTCCTGCTGGGGGGATTTGTGCTTGTCTTGTTGCTGCACAATGTCCCGTGCCGGTTCTTTCCGGCGTTTATTCTGTTGCTTCCTGTGTCGGTGCTGATGTTGATCGTCACGCCTTTTGTGGGAATCAATGCCAATGATGCGCACCGCTGGCTGGAGATATTCGGGATACAGTTCCAGCCCTCCGAGTTTGCGAAGCTCGCATCCATTGTGTTCATCGCTTTCCTGCTCAGTAAGCGGAGTAAATTTACGGACGACCAGATATTCAAGTATATATTGATCGGGGTGGGGACGACATGTGTCCTAATCCTTCCCGAGAACTTCTCGACTGCTTTTATGTTGTTTGGCGTTTGCTTCCTGATGATGTTTATCGGGCAGTTGCCGCTGATGAAACTGGGAAAACTGGCGGGTGTCCTGATATTGGCACTTATCCTGTTTATCGTGTTGTTGCGGTTTACGCCGGCAGGAGTCACTCAGTATCTGCCGGATCGTTTTGCCACATGGCAGGGACGTTTGGAGCGTTTCTTCGACGGGCATGAATCGGATACCGATGAAAATGGTGTATATAAGATAACCGATGATAATTACCAGGTCTCCCATGCAAAGATCGCGATTGCACACGGAGGTTTGTTCGGACAGTTGCCTGGTCATGGCCAGCAGAGGGATTTTCTTCCGCAGGCTTATTCCGACTTTATTTATGCGATCATTATAGAAGAGTTGGGCGTCGTCGGGGGCGTATTCGTATTAATGCTGTATATCATGCTGTTGGTGCGAGTCGGGATGATTGCCCGGAAATGCGATAAAGCCTTTCCGAAATACCTTGTATTGGGGTGCGGCCTGCTGATCGTGGTGCAGGCACTTGCGAATATGGCAGTGGCAGTCAACCTGATACCGGTGACCGGTCAGCCGATGCCGTTGGTCAGCCGTGGTGGTACCTCTACGGTGATATCCTGTATCTATTTCGGGATCATCCTGAGTGTGAGCCGTTTCGGAGCCAATATGGGTAACGAAGAAGATGAGCTTCCGGAAGAGGAAACCGAAGGTGCTGGTGCGGCTCCGGCTATTACGGAAGAAGAAATATCCAACTGGGTGCCTGATACGCTACCCGAAACGGAAGAAGAAGTAACAGAAACAAAATAG